Proteins from one Catenuloplanes atrovinosus genomic window:
- a CDS encoding putative bifunctional diguanylate cyclase/phosphodiesterase — MVEATTSHRADQLLRQLVSLFTLAAVPILIWAAWTALRNSDLREWWLPLVATAMIAFTFDVGTSMIRIRSAIVSYNWSETGILLTIAFLPPHWALLCLAAGTALPKFRRRIRADKIAFNTAKAVLTAALALGATTLIFGPPHGDRLPIAEQLVALVVAGAVLVVADDLLAMPVLALATGGTLRQLVLGDWPIRSLTLIVKIGVALAAAATWRVDPPWTLIVAAVAVIVQLLYDNRMRTREERKAWQRLATVTEALNEVELARVLHTAVVRAEPLFSADEIEVEIGGRLVRGRGEHVVFDGAPGDAPQPERQVFAVPLAGSGAGGEIGMLRLRFHSQVRLSEREQYTLRTFASALSTAIRNATAYQELMSVAASHAQEATHDQLTGLLNRRALLDRGARHLQEPHNDGLTAMLLVDLNHFKEVNDTLGHTAGDEVLTEVARRLEAAAHPGDIVARLGGDEFAVLLCGLSAPAVAVHRAEVLLDTLHRPFTAEGMQLRVEASGGISVAPGRGGMTELLRRADVAMYQAKRGGERIATYSRVKDTADIARLALGGDLTRAVEEEEFAVNFQPILDLGTGQVVAAEALSRWHHPVRGHLDPLRFLETVERSGLLPAFTDTVLEKSLGAVSTLREAGFDLPVAVNVSPRSLLDPGFPALVAARLATHDVPADRLVLELTETLALSQLAVVDRVLHELRDAGVRLALDDFGTGYSSLAAVPRIPVQEIKIDRRFVSAMDGSPEAAAVVRATVELGRSLDLLVVAEGVESPAQRKALWELGCGAGQGHLFARALPVDSLLAALHRGSGDRPGHLAPSLHDTGAVVRLSATRRGTGRTGSRLPHLPA; from the coding sequence ATGGTCGAGGCGACTACCAGCCATCGGGCTGACCAGCTGCTACGGCAGCTGGTCAGCCTTTTCACGCTGGCGGCCGTTCCGATATTGATCTGGGCGGCCTGGACCGCTCTCCGAAATTCCGATCTTCGCGAATGGTGGCTACCGCTCGTGGCCACCGCGATGATCGCCTTTACGTTCGATGTCGGCACCTCGATGATCCGCATCCGGAGCGCGATCGTCTCGTACAACTGGTCCGAGACCGGCATTCTTTTGACCATCGCGTTTCTGCCACCGCATTGGGCGCTCTTGTGCCTGGCGGCCGGCACCGCGCTGCCGAAGTTCCGGCGGCGCATCCGGGCCGACAAGATCGCGTTCAACACCGCCAAGGCCGTGCTCACCGCCGCGCTCGCGCTGGGCGCCACCACGCTGATCTTCGGCCCGCCGCACGGCGACCGGCTACCGATCGCGGAGCAGCTCGTCGCGCTGGTCGTGGCCGGCGCGGTCCTGGTCGTGGCGGACGACCTGCTCGCCATGCCGGTGCTCGCGCTGGCCACCGGCGGCACGCTGCGCCAGCTCGTGCTCGGCGACTGGCCGATCCGCTCGCTCACGCTGATCGTCAAGATCGGTGTCGCGCTCGCGGCGGCCGCCACCTGGCGCGTCGACCCGCCGTGGACGCTGATCGTCGCGGCCGTCGCCGTGATCGTCCAGCTGCTGTACGACAACCGCATGCGCACCCGTGAGGAGCGCAAGGCCTGGCAGCGGCTGGCCACCGTCACCGAGGCGCTGAACGAGGTGGAGCTCGCCCGCGTGCTGCACACCGCGGTCGTCCGCGCGGAGCCGCTGTTCTCCGCGGACGAGATCGAGGTGGAGATCGGCGGCCGGCTGGTGCGCGGGCGCGGCGAGCATGTGGTCTTCGACGGCGCGCCCGGCGACGCGCCCCAGCCGGAGCGGCAGGTGTTCGCGGTGCCGCTGGCCGGGTCCGGCGCCGGCGGCGAGATCGGCATGCTGCGGCTGCGGTTCCACTCACAGGTGCGGCTCTCCGAGCGCGAGCAGTACACGTTGCGCACGTTCGCGTCCGCGCTGTCCACCGCGATCCGCAACGCCACGGCGTACCAGGAACTGATGAGCGTGGCCGCCTCGCACGCCCAGGAGGCCACCCACGACCAGCTCACCGGTCTGCTCAACCGGCGCGCGCTGCTCGACCGCGGCGCCCGCCACCTGCAGGAGCCGCACAACGACGGGCTCACAGCGATGCTGCTGGTCGACCTCAACCACTTCAAGGAGGTCAACGACACGCTCGGGCACACCGCCGGGGACGAGGTGCTGACCGAGGTCGCCCGGCGGCTGGAGGCGGCGGCACACCCCGGCGACATCGTGGCCCGGCTCGGCGGCGACGAGTTCGCGGTGCTGCTGTGCGGCCTGTCCGCGCCCGCGGTCGCGGTGCACCGGGCCGAGGTGCTGCTCGACACGCTGCACCGCCCGTTCACGGCCGAGGGCATGCAGCTGCGCGTCGAGGCCAGCGGCGGCATCTCGGTCGCGCCCGGCCGCGGCGGCATGACCGAGCTGCTGCGCCGCGCCGACGTCGCCATGTACCAGGCGAAGCGGGGCGGCGAGCGGATAGCGACGTACAGCCGGGTCAAGGACACCGCGGACATCGCGCGGCTGGCGCTCGGCGGCGACCTCACCCGTGCGGTCGAGGAGGAGGAGTTCGCGGTCAACTTCCAGCCGATCCTCGACCTGGGCACCGGCCAGGTCGTCGCGGCCGAGGCGCTGTCCCGCTGGCACCACCCGGTCCGCGGTCACCTCGACCCGCTGCGGTTCCTGGAGACGGTCGAGCGGTCCGGGCTGCTGCCCGCGTTCACCGATACGGTGCTGGAGAAGTCGCTCGGCGCGGTGAGCACGCTGCGCGAGGCCGGGTTCGACCTGCCGGTCGCGGTCAACGTGTCGCCGCGCAGCCTGCTCGACCCCGGCTTCCCGGCGCTGGTCGCGGCGCGGCTGGCCACCCACGACGTGCCCGCGGACCGGCTGGTGCTGGAGCTGACCGAGACGCTCGCGCTCAGCCAGCTCGCCGTGGTCGACCGGGTGCTGCACGAGCTGCGCGACGCCGGCGTGCGCCTCGCGCTGGACGACTTCGGCACCGGGTACAGCTCGCTCGCCGCGGTGCCGCGCATCCCGGTCCAGGAGATCAAGATCGACCGGCGGTTCGTGTCCGCCATGGACGGCTCGCCCGAGGCCGCCGCGGTCGTCCGTGCCACGGTCGAGCTCGGGCGCAGCCTGGACCTGCTGGTCGTGGCCGAGGGCGTGGAGAGCCCGGCGCAGCGCAAGGCGCTCTGGGAGCTCGGCTGCGGCGCCGGTCAGGGACACCTGTTCGCCCGCGCGTTGCCGGTCGACTCGCTGCTGGCCGCGCTGCACCGCGGCTCCGGCGACCGGCCCGGCCACCTGGCGCCGTCGCTGCACGACACCGGCGCGGTGGTGCGGCTCTCCGCCACCCGCCGGGGAACCGGCCGCACGGGCAGCCGTCTGCCACACTTGCCAGCGTGA
- a CDS encoding molybdenum cofactor biosynthesis protein MoaE: MITVTDQVLDIAAHEAAVADVRAGAVVSFAGVVRDHDHGRSVELLEYEAHPSAEAVLREVAAEILADPDVYAVAVSHRHGPLKIGDVALAAAVSTAHRAAAFAACARLVDEVKARIPVWKRQVFTDGTDEWVNCA; this comes from the coding sequence ATGATCACCGTTACCGACCAGGTGCTCGACATCGCCGCGCACGAGGCCGCGGTCGCCGACGTGCGCGCCGGGGCCGTCGTCTCGTTCGCGGGCGTGGTCCGCGATCACGATCACGGCCGCTCCGTCGAGCTGCTGGAGTACGAGGCGCATCCCTCCGCCGAAGCGGTGCTGCGCGAGGTGGCGGCAGAGATCCTGGCCGACCCGGACGTGTACGCGGTCGCGGTCTCCCACCGCCACGGCCCCCTGAAGATCGGCGACGTCGCGCTGGCCGCGGCCGTGAGCACCGCGCACCGGGCGGCCGCGTTCGCCGCCTGCGCCCGCCTGGTCGACGAGGTGAAGGCCCGCATCCCGGTCTGGAAGCGCCAGGTCTTCACCGACGGCACCGACGAGTGGGTCAACTGCGCCTAG
- a CDS encoding LppU/SCO3897 family protein — MSNYGPPGGPYPGRGRDPQEEPYTEPSDPWGDWGRDENGDGGNFATGYDQQPGYGRGGYDQQQGYGGGYDVTGTGYAQRPAEAAPGGWSPAPPVQPTPQPLPPARKGGGGMMILIGVLVLLVLAGGGTAFYLLNQSREDIDNSATDDPTPQPAGSGTPAPTTGGATPDPSGSAAAVSDARDVKKGECVENVGDERKPVMKIADCDGKSVYEVLARFDAPATGEDDAKKKCEAVEGYTNWYFFNSQLDSLDFVLCLKQR; from the coding sequence ATGTCGAACTACGGACCGCCCGGCGGGCCGTATCCCGGACGCGGCCGGGACCCCCAGGAGGAGCCGTACACCGAGCCGTCCGATCCATGGGGCGACTGGGGCCGGGACGAGAACGGCGACGGCGGCAACTTCGCCACCGGTTACGACCAGCAGCCGGGGTACGGGCGGGGCGGCTACGACCAGCAGCAGGGGTACGGCGGCGGTTACGACGTCACCGGCACCGGCTACGCGCAGCGTCCCGCCGAGGCCGCGCCCGGTGGCTGGTCCCCGGCGCCGCCCGTGCAGCCCACCCCACAGCCGCTGCCGCCGGCGCGCAAGGGTGGCGGCGGGATGATGATCCTGATCGGCGTCCTGGTCCTGCTCGTGCTGGCCGGCGGTGGCACCGCGTTCTACCTGCTGAACCAGTCACGCGAAGACATCGACAACTCGGCCACCGACGACCCGACGCCGCAGCCGGCCGGCTCCGGCACCCCGGCGCCGACCACCGGTGGCGCCACCCCGGACCCCTCGGGCTCGGCCGCCGCGGTCAGCGACGCACGCGACGTCAAGAAGGGCGAGTGCGTCGAGAACGTCGGCGACGAGCGCAAGCCGGTGATGAAGATCGCCGACTGCGACGGCAAGAGCGTGTACGAGGTGCTCGCCCGCTTCGACGCACCGGCCACCGGTGAGGACGACGCGAAAAAGAAGTGCGAGGCCGTCGAGGGGTACACAAACTGGTACTTCTTCAACAGTCAGCTTGATTCCCTTGACTTCGTCCTTTGCCTGAAGCAGCGGTAG
- the moaC gene encoding cyclic pyranopterin monophosphate synthase MoaC yields MSDPRNLTHVDSSGAARMVDVSAKSVTTRTAVAAGVVRTTPEVITLLRRDGLPKGDALATARIAGIMGAKRTPDLVPLCHPIALTGVTLDLAPGESTVEITATVRTTDRTGVEMEALTAVTVAGLTLIDMIKAVDPAAVISDVRVLTKTGGKTGDWQRPEERP; encoded by the coding sequence GTGAGCGATCCCCGAAACCTGACGCATGTCGATTCCAGCGGCGCCGCCCGCATGGTCGACGTGTCCGCGAAGTCGGTAACCACTCGTACCGCCGTGGCCGCCGGAGTGGTCCGCACCACACCCGAGGTGATCACGCTGCTGCGCCGCGACGGCCTGCCCAAGGGCGACGCGCTGGCGACCGCCCGGATCGCCGGCATCATGGGCGCCAAGCGCACGCCCGACCTGGTGCCGCTCTGCCACCCGATCGCGCTCACCGGCGTCACGCTCGACCTGGCGCCCGGCGAGTCCACCGTGGAGATCACCGCCACGGTCCGCACCACCGACCGCACCGGCGTGGAGATGGAGGCGCTGACCGCGGTCACGGTCGCCGGCCTCACGCTGATCGACATGATCAAGGCGGTCGACCCGGCCGCCGTCATCTCCGACGTCCGCGTACTCACCAAGACCGGCGGCAAGACCGGCGACTGGCAGCGACCCGAGGAGCGCCCGTGA
- a CDS encoding ATP-binding protein — translation MDPIRNPYAPGAGQRPPELAGRDREVEAFEVVLERIARGRPERSLVLTGLRGVGKTVLLNSLRSQAIGRLWGTGKIEARPDTSLRRPVSAALHMAVRELAGRHRAPDRIDDFLGVLKAFALRSNDDGAKLRERWQPGIDVPATRGRADSGDIEIDLVELFTDAASIATDVGTGIAIFIDEMQDLNAADISALCAACHELSQLGGPLIVVGAGLPHLPAVLSAAKSYSERLFRYQRIDRLDRIAADQALNAPALREQVEYEQKALDLLYEKSGGYPYFVQAYGKATWDHAPRTPITAEDVRVAAPEAEAELAVGFFGSRFDRATPAERDYMRAMASLSPDDDSLDTAVPTSDIARALGRRPASLSPARDALIKKGLIYSGERGTVAFTVPHFARYLRTQPL, via the coding sequence GTGGATCCGATCCGGAACCCCTACGCCCCCGGCGCCGGCCAGCGCCCGCCCGAGCTCGCCGGCCGGGACCGCGAGGTGGAGGCGTTCGAGGTGGTGCTGGAGCGGATCGCCCGCGGCCGCCCCGAGCGGAGCCTGGTCCTCACCGGACTCCGCGGCGTCGGCAAGACCGTGCTGCTCAACAGCCTTCGCTCGCAGGCGATCGGCCGACTCTGGGGCACCGGCAAGATCGAGGCCCGCCCGGACACGTCGCTTCGCCGCCCGGTCTCCGCCGCGCTGCACATGGCCGTCCGCGAGCTGGCCGGCCGGCACCGCGCGCCGGACCGCATCGACGACTTCCTCGGCGTGCTCAAGGCCTTCGCGCTGCGCTCCAACGACGACGGCGCCAAGCTCCGCGAGCGCTGGCAGCCCGGCATCGACGTGCCCGCCACCCGAGGCCGCGCCGACTCCGGCGACATCGAGATCGACCTGGTCGAGCTCTTCACGGACGCCGCCTCGATCGCCACCGACGTCGGCACCGGCATCGCGATCTTCATCGACGAGATGCAGGACCTGAACGCGGCCGACATCTCCGCGCTCTGCGCCGCCTGCCACGAACTCTCCCAGCTCGGCGGCCCGCTCATCGTGGTCGGGGCCGGCCTGCCGCACCTGCCCGCCGTCCTCTCCGCCGCGAAGTCCTACTCCGAGCGCCTCTTCCGCTACCAGCGCATCGACCGGCTCGACCGGATCGCCGCCGACCAGGCGCTCAACGCACCCGCGCTCCGCGAGCAGGTCGAATACGAGCAGAAGGCGCTCGACCTGCTCTACGAGAAGTCCGGCGGCTACCCCTACTTCGTCCAGGCCTACGGCAAGGCCACCTGGGACCACGCCCCACGCACCCCGATCACCGCCGAGGACGTGCGCGTCGCCGCCCCCGAGGCCGAGGCGGAACTGGCCGTGGGCTTCTTCGGCTCCCGCTTTGACCGCGCCACCCCCGCGGAACGCGACTACATGCGCGCGATGGCCTCGCTCTCACCGGACGACGACAGCCTTGACACGGCGGTGCCGACCTCGGACATCGCCCGCGCCCTGGGCCGCCGACCGGCCAGCCTGTCACCGGCGCGCGACGCCCTGATCAAGAAGGGCCTGATCTACTCGGGCGAACGCGGCACGGTCGCCTTCACGGTCCCGCACTTCGCCCGCTACCTGCGTACCCAACCGCTGTAA
- a CDS encoding molybdopterin molybdotransferase MoeA codes for MSAETGPATPIAWAEAQRVAFEAGRDAVTGAERVGLAEADGRTLAEPLVTLTDLPAFPTSSIDGYAVRGTPPWRVLGRVLAGAVAPPLPDESGVAMEVATGAMVPDGTEAILRTEESTTTPDGLIEGTPRAEPEWRVPGDEAARGEELFPAGTAVDPGVIGLAAHCGYDELPVRRRPRGAVLVFGDELLTQGVPGGGLVRDALGPALPSWLRRLGATVDTGVVHGPVKDTLEAHVDAIRAALDTADLVCTTGGTMRGPVDHLHPALRELGGDYLINTVAVRPGFPMLVARVPGSDGRDRFLAGLPGNPQSAIVALMSLVAPLLAGLAGRARPELPRVTLGAPIRGRGTDTHLALVRVDRDGMARPMAHVGSSMLRGLAGAAGFAVIPPGESGEPGARVDLVPLPLLNGERR; via the coding sequence GTGAGTGCAGAGACCGGGCCCGCGACGCCGATCGCCTGGGCCGAGGCGCAGCGGGTCGCGTTCGAGGCGGGCCGGGACGCGGTGACCGGTGCGGAGCGGGTCGGGCTGGCTGAGGCGGACGGCCGCACGCTGGCCGAGCCGCTGGTGACCCTCACCGACCTGCCGGCGTTTCCGACGTCCAGCATCGATGGGTACGCGGTGCGCGGCACCCCGCCCTGGCGGGTGCTCGGCCGCGTGCTGGCCGGTGCGGTCGCGCCGCCGCTGCCGGACGAGAGCGGCGTGGCGATGGAGGTCGCGACCGGCGCCATGGTCCCGGACGGCACCGAGGCGATCCTGCGCACCGAGGAGTCCACCACCACCCCGGACGGCCTGATCGAGGGCACGCCGCGCGCCGAGCCGGAGTGGCGCGTCCCGGGTGACGAGGCGGCCCGCGGCGAGGAACTCTTCCCGGCCGGCACGGCGGTCGACCCGGGCGTGATCGGCCTGGCGGCGCACTGCGGCTACGACGAGCTGCCGGTCCGGCGGCGCCCGCGCGGGGCGGTCCTGGTCTTCGGCGACGAGCTGCTGACCCAGGGCGTGCCCGGCGGCGGCCTGGTCCGGGACGCGCTCGGGCCCGCGCTCCCCTCCTGGCTGCGCCGGCTCGGCGCGACCGTCGACACCGGGGTCGTGCACGGCCCGGTCAAGGACACGCTGGAGGCGCACGTCGACGCGATCCGCGCGGCGCTGGACACGGCGGACCTGGTCTGCACCACCGGCGGCACCATGCGCGGCCCGGTCGACCACCTGCACCCCGCGCTCCGTGAGCTGGGCGGGGACTACCTGATCAATACGGTCGCGGTCCGGCCCGGCTTCCCGATGCTGGTCGCGCGGGTACCCGGGTCCGACGGCCGGGACCGCTTCCTGGCCGGCCTGCCCGGTAACCCGCAGTCCGCGATCGTGGCGCTGATGTCGCTGGTCGCGCCGCTGCTCGCGGGCCTCGCCGGTCGTGCGCGGCCGGAGCTGCCCCGGGTGACGCTGGGCGCCCCGATCCGCGGCCGGGGCACGGACACCCACCTGGCCCTGGTGCGGGTCGACCGCGACGGGATGGCCCGGCCGATGGCGCACGTCGGCTCCTCCATGCTGCGCGGCCTGGCCGGCGCGGCCGGCTTCGCCGTCATCCCACCCGGCGAGTCCGGCGAGCCCGGCGCCCGCGTCGACCTGGTACCGCTGCCCCTCCTGAACGGGGAACGCCGATGA
- a CDS encoding MogA/MoaB family molybdenum cofactor biosynthesis protein, translated as MITARVIVASNRAAAGVYADTSGPILVAGLRDLGCDVGDPIVVPDGEPVADALRTAVADGVSLVLTSGGTGITPTDRTPDVTRAILDYEIPGIAEAIRAHSRDKVPAAALSRGLAGVATRTLIVNLPGSTGGARDGLAVLTPLLPHALDQLRGGDH; from the coding sequence GTGATCACCGCCCGCGTCATCGTCGCCTCCAACCGCGCCGCCGCCGGCGTCTACGCCGACACCAGCGGCCCGATCCTCGTCGCCGGCCTGCGCGACCTCGGCTGCGACGTCGGCGACCCGATCGTCGTCCCCGACGGCGAACCCGTCGCCGACGCCCTCCGCACCGCGGTGGCCGACGGCGTCTCCCTGGTCCTGACCAGCGGCGGCACCGGCATCACCCCCACCGACCGCACCCCCGACGTCACCCGCGCGATCCTCGACTACGAGATCCCCGGCATCGCCGAGGCCATCCGCGCTCACAGCCGCGACAAGGTCCCCGCCGCCGCGCTCTCCCGCGGCCTCGCCGGCGTCGCCACCCGCACCCTCATCGTCAACCTCCCCGGCTCCACCGGCGGCGCCCGCGACGGCCTCGCCGTCCTCACCCCCCTCCTCCCCCACGCCCTCGACCAACTCCGCGGCGGCGACCACTGA
- a CDS encoding LppU/SCO3897 family protein encodes MSSYGPPPGPGQHPEYDPNNPAGQYPPPAPYGPPSYGTPPQGAQGDIPPPPPYPTSGGPNFATPPVSGQPNYGAPVSGQPGYGAPVSGQPGYGAPVSGQPGYGAPVSGQPGYGTPGYGETPQAPYAAPYGDPNMAQQPPVQGYGAPLPPPGPQLQGGWAPPPQQKSGAGKVVGIIVGAVAVFALLICGGVFFAARQASDTIEDALTNVPTTVPTFPTEDPFPTPTETGGDDEAENVQVGDCIVNDGTDDNASIRKVPCAKDTMEVLIRIPFTDDGEEACKDIEGADSWYMYTSTAVGGVGDYVLCLKTLTETPRTS; translated from the coding sequence ATGTCTAGCTACGGACCACCCCCCGGTCCCGGCCAGCACCCGGAGTACGACCCCAATAACCCCGCCGGTCAGTACCCGCCGCCGGCGCCGTACGGTCCCCCGTCCTACGGCACGCCGCCGCAGGGTGCGCAGGGCGACATACCCCCGCCCCCGCCGTACCCCACCTCCGGCGGGCCGAACTTCGCCACCCCTCCGGTCTCCGGCCAGCCGAACTACGGCGCCCCGGTCTCCGGCCAGCCCGGTTACGGCGCGCCCGTCTCCGGCCAGCCCGGTTACGGTGCACCCGTGTCCGGCCAGCCCGGTTACGGCGCACCCGTCTCCGGCCAGCCCGGTTACGGGACGCCCGGCTACGGCGAGACGCCGCAGGCTCCCTACGCGGCGCCGTACGGCGACCCGAACATGGCGCAGCAGCCGCCGGTGCAGGGCTACGGCGCGCCCCTGCCCCCGCCCGGCCCGCAGCTGCAGGGCGGCTGGGCGCCCCCGCCGCAGCAGAAGAGCGGTGCCGGCAAGGTCGTCGGCATCATCGTCGGCGCGGTGGCCGTCTTCGCGCTGCTGATCTGCGGTGGCGTCTTCTTCGCGGCGCGGCAGGCCAGCGACACGATCGAGGACGCGCTGACGAACGTGCCGACCACGGTGCCGACGTTCCCGACCGAGGACCCGTTCCCGACCCCGACCGAGACCGGCGGCGACGACGAGGCGGAGAACGTCCAGGTCGGCGACTGCATCGTCAACGACGGCACGGACGACAACGCGTCGATCCGCAAGGTGCCCTGCGCCAAGGACACCATGGAGGTCCTGATCCGGATCCCGTTCACGGACGACGGCGAGGAGGCGTGCAAGGACATCGAGGGCGCCGACTCCTGGTACATGTACACCTCGACCGCGGTCGGCGGCGTGGGTGACTACGTGCTGTGCCTGAAGACGCTGACCGAGACGCCGCGTACCTCCTGA